TCCGTGTTCAGGTTCCAGCCGCAATGGGGCCGACGATAGCTTCGGTGAGCGGCGGCCTGCAATTGCCGACGCGCAAACTTTCGAAGTGTCGGCAAACCTGTAGGAGCGAGCTTGCTCGCGAACCGCTTGATGTCCTGCGCTCCTCGACGAGGTTCGCGAGCAAGAACTTGGCGTCCCCCTCGCTCCTACGAAAATCAGCACGGTGCCAGCGACCAACCGCAGCGGATAGCGGCACTCAGCGCACGTGTACGTAGGTCCCCGGCGCGGCCTCTTTGGCCGGGTACTCGGTGTTGCCCAACTCGAAACTCACCGGCCGGCGCTCGCCGGAGCGCTGCTGGATCCACTCCAGCCACAGCGGCCACCAGCTGCCTTCGTGGCGCTGGGTGTCGTAGTACCAGGCGCGCGGGTCGGAGCTCAGCTTGCCGTTGTCGAAGTAGCAGGCCTTGGGGTTGCCCGGCGGGTTGAGGATGCTCTGGATGTGCCCGCTGTTGGACAGCACGAAGCGGCTCTCGCCGCCCAGCAACTGGGCCGAGCGGTAGACCGCGTCCCAGGGGGTGATGTGGTCGGTGATGCCGGCGACGTGGAAGTTGTCCACCGCGACTTTCTTCAGGTCGATGGCGGTACTGTTGACCTCCATCGCCCCTGGCCGGGCCAGCGGGTTGTGCTTGAAGAAGTCGAGGAAGTCGCCGTGCAGCGCGGCCGGCAGGCGGGTGTTGTCGTTGTTCCAGTAGAGGATGTCGAAGGCCGGCGGCTGCTTGCCCAGCAGGTAGTTGTTGACCCAGTAGTTCCAGACCAGGTCGTTGGGGCGCATCCAGGCGAAGATCCTGGCCATGTCGCGACCATCCAGCACGCCGTGCTGGTAGGAGCGGCGCTTGCTGCTTTCCAGGGTCTGCTCGTCGGCGAACAGCGCGGCGGGGGTTTCCACCTGGCTGTCGAGCAGGCTCACCAGGTAGGTGGCGCTGGCGACCTTGCGCAGTTGTCGGCGTGCCTGCAGGTGGCCCTGCAACGCGGCGATGGTCAGGCCGCCGGAGCAGGCGCCCATCAGGTTGACGCTGCGGCTGCCGCTGATCGAGCGGCAGACCTCGATGGCCTCGTCCAGTGCGCTGACGTAGGTGGACAGGCCCCACTCGCGGTGGCGCGCGTCGGGGTTGCGCCAGCTGACCATGAACAGCTGCAGATTGTTCTTCAGGGCGTACTGGACGAAGCTCTTCTCCGCCGTCAGGTCGAAGATGTAGAACTTGTTGATCTGCGGCGGCACCACCAGCAGCGGCCTGGCGTGCAGGTGCTCGCCCAGCGGCTTGTACTGGATCAGCTCCAGCACTTGGTTGCGGAACACCACGGCGCCGGGTGTGGTGGCCAGGTTCTGGCCGATCTCGAAGGCGCTGCGGTTGACCTGGTTGGGCATGCCGCCGTTGTGCATCAGGTCGTCGAGCAGGTGCTGCGCGCCCTTGAGCAGGCTCTGCCCGCCGGTGTTGAACAACTCCTTCACCGCCAGCGGGTTGAGCAGGGTGTTCGAGGGCGATGCCGCATCGGACAGGATCGACAGCAGAAAGCGCGCGCGGGCGCGGTCGTCACCGTCCAGGTTGCTTTCGTCGATCCACGCCAGCAACTGCTTCTGCCAGGCCAGGTAAGCCTGCACGGTGCGCCGGTAGAGCGGGTTGAGGCGCCAGGACGGATCCTGGAAGCGCGTGTCCTGCGGGTTGGGCTGCAGCGGCGAGTCGCCGATCAGCACCCGTCCCATCTGCTTGCCGAAGGCCGCCAGGTGCCGGGCCGAGTGGACCGGCTGGCGGACACCCTGCAGGGCGAGCATGCGCAGGGTGGACAGCATGTCCTTGCCGCGCAGGCCGACGATGGCGCTCTGCACATTCATGAACTCGGTGGGGACGGGGACGCTACCCGGCTCGGCTTTCTCTCGCATGAACAGCACTCCGTAAGGGGTCCGATCTACCAATGGCAAAGCAAGGCCTGTACCGGAGTCGGGAAGACCCCATGACAGACGGCTGTCGCCGGTTCGAGGGGGGACACGGGTATCGGCGCGAGAGGAAAACTGCCCGAAAACAGGGCAGTGGATCGGCAGTTGGGCAGCAGTCCGGCCACCGTGGAGCAGCCAGGACCTGCCGGCCCGAGTCAGGCGCTACGTGTCGATACCCGTGAACACGCCTGTTTGTTGTTAGTCACTGCGAAATGCTTGGTCAAGGCAGGATGCCTGCCGACTATGACGAAGCTGTGATACTCAACCGGCCTTGGGAGTGAACGGGCGAGGGTGGATGACCGCGCGTTGCCGTTCTTCCCGGAGGAACTTCATGATGATCGGCGCCACGCTCTCGGCGCGGGTCACCAGGAACAGGTGGCCGTCGTCGATCACGTGCAGCTCCGCGTTGGGGATGCGCCAGGCGAGCATGCGCATGTTGATCAGCGGGATGATCGGGTCGTCGTCGCCCGCCAGCACCAGGGTCGGCTGACGGATCTTGTGCAGCCAGTGGATGCTGGTCCAGCCCAGGCCCGCGAACAGCTGCCAGTAGTAGCCAAGCTGGCCGGAGGAACGCACCTTGCTGGCGAAGGCCAGGGCCAGTCTGGGGTCGCGGCGGAAGGCGCCGCCGTAGATGTCCGGGGCGATGTGCACGCCGTAGGAAGGCTGGATGTAGCGGCGCGGGCTGGCCATGCGCCAGAGCACCTTGGGCTTGCCCGGCACCATCACCGCGCCGGCGGCGGTGGCGGCGAGGATCAGCTTCTTGCAGCGCTCCGGGTAGTCATGGGCGAACTGCTGCGCCAGGGCGCCGCCCCAGGACACACCGATGGCCGTCACCTGGCCGTAGTCCAGGTAGTCGAGCATCCGCGCGGCCAGCTTCGCCAGGCCCGGGAAGCGGTACGGCGTGCTGGGCGTGGACGAGCCGCCGACGCCAGGGACATCGAAGGCGATCACCTCCAGGTCCGGGTCCAGCGCGGCGACGAAGGGAAACACCAGCTCCAGGTTGGCGCCGATGCCGTTGAAGATCAGCAGCGGCGTCATGTGCGCCTTGCCCGGCCGCACGGCGGTGCGGATGGTCTGCCCGTCGAGTTCGATGGTGCGGAACTCGAAGGGCTGGGCGGCCGGCGCCTTGCTCGGCGCCGCCTCCGGGCTGCTGCGCCGGGCCTTGGCGCGCCGGGGCTCGGCGATCACCTCGGTGGCCGCTGGCAGTTGCGGGGCGACGTCGTTCTCGACGGCGCCTGCGGGCGGGACAGGTTCTGTCTTCATCGTTCGTGTACGTAGGTTCCGGGGGCGGCTTCGGCGGCCGGGTGGGCCTTGTTGCCCAGCGCGGTGGGCGCCTTGCGGGTCTTGCCCGAGCGCTCGGCCAGCCAGTTCTGCCAGTGCAGCCACCAGGAGTCGGCATGCTTGCTGGCGTGTTCCTGCCAGGTCTTCGGATCGGCGGAGAGCTCCGGTCCGGTCATGAAGCGCGCCTTGGGGTTGCCCGGCGGGTTGAGGATGCTCTGGATGTGCCCGCTGTTGGAGAGGATGAACTCACACTTGCCGCCCAGCAGCCGCGCGGAGCGGTAGCAGGCTTCCCAGGGCGTGATGTGGTCGGACAGGCCGGCCACGCAGTAGAAGTCGCAGGTGACCTGCTTGAGGTCGATCGGCGTGCCGGAGACTTCCAGCGCGCCCGCGCGGGTCAGCGGATTGGTCTTGAACATCTCCACCAGTTCGCCGTGCAGCGCGGCCGGCAGGCGGGTGGTGTCGTTGTTCCAGAACAGGATGTCGAAGGCCGGCGGCTCGTTGCCCAGCAGGTAGTTGTTGACCCAGTAGTTCCAGATCAGGTCGTTCGGCCGCATCCAGGCGAACACCTTGGCCATGTCCTTGCCTTCCAGCACGCCGGACTGGTACGAGCGGCGCTTGGCGGTCTCCAGGGTCTTCTCGTCGGCGAACAGGGCGATCTGGGTGTTCATCTCGAAGTCCAGCACGCTGACCATCTGGGTGAAGGCATGCACCTTGTTCTCGCCCAGGGCCGCGTAGTGGCCCAGCAGCGTCACCGTGGTGATGCCGCCGGAGCAGGCGCCGAGCATGTTCAGGTCCTTGCTGCCGGTGATCGCCAGGACCACGTCGATGGCTTCCTTGAGGGCCTCGATGTAGGTGGTCAGGCCCCACTCGCGTTGCGCCTTGGTCGGGTTGCGCCAGCTGATGATGAAGGTCTGCACGCTGTTGCGCAGGCAGAAGCGCGCCAGGCTCTTCTCCGGCGACAGGTCGAAGACGTAGAACTTGTTGATCTGCGGCGGCACCACCAGCAGCGGGCGCTCGTGCACGCTCTCGGTGATCGGCTTGTACTGGATCAGTTCCAGCACATCGTTGCGGAACACCACTGCGCCTTCGGTCAGGGCCAGGTTCTTGCCGACCTCGAAGGCGTCCATGTTCACCTGGCTGGGCATGCCGCCGTTGTTCACCAGGTCCTTGGCCAGGTGGGTGAGGCCGTCGAGCAGGCTCTTGCCGCCGGTCTCGAAGAAGCGTTTGACCGCCGCCGGGTTGGACAGCGTATTGGTCGGTGCCATCGCTTCGGTCATCAGGTTGATGACGAACTGGCCGCGACTGATGTCCTGGCTGGACAGGTCGCTGTCGCCGATCCAGGTATGCAGCTCCTTGCGCCAGGCCAGGTAGGTCTGCAGGTAGCGACGGTAGAGCGGGTTCTGGCTCCAGGCCGGGTCGTTGAAGCGCCGGTCGTCGTCCGAGGGCTTGAGGTCGGACCTGCCGAGCAGCACGTTCTTCAGCTCAAGGCTGAAGTGGGCCACGTGCTTGGCGCTGTGGAACGGCTGCTTGACCGCCTGCAGCAGCACCATGCGGGCAGAGGTGAGCAGGTCCTTGCCCTGGATGCCGATCACCGGGCTGAGATTCAGGGTGTTTTCCGCGGCTTGCTGAGGCAGATCGTTGTTGTTCTTCTGGGTCATCGGCGACGCTCCATTGTCCTGAGACGAATACTGGCGAGGCTCATCTGGAGTGACGCGGCCAAGTACTGCTCGGGTTGGCGGAACGTGGAGAGCACTCCACGCGGTTCATCACTTGGCGGCATCACTGGGCGTCAGGAACCTCGAGTGCGCTGCATTGCACTGCCTTGGTTACCCGAGTTTCCTTCACCGCGCAAGCTGGTGCAGCGTGGGCCAACTCTTAGGAGTATGTCGGGAAAAGTTAGAAAACGCGCCCTAGAGCGGGGGCGTCTTCCAAACTCGTCCACAGCGACCACGCGACCGTCAGTCTGCATGGCGAATGTTGCAAATGGCGTGCCCCGAGGCGATTGCCCGACGAAGGTTTGTGCAGTGAGAAGATGAGTGCCGGCGATCCCGAGAGGTTGATGGCGTTCGGGATCACCTTCACCCCAACCTTCTTCCAGGGGGAGAGGGCGCGCCGCCGGGGGAAGGTGAGGGGGCAGGATGGGCCGAGTCCACGCGTCGGATAGCCCTTCGTAGGGGCGAGCTTGCCCGCGAACCGCCCAACCCCTATGTCGCCGGACAACCCCGTTCGCGAGCAAGCTCGCTCCTACAGGGAAGGCATGCCTTACAGCATCAGCTTGACCACGGACTCCGACGGGTCGCGCGACTTGCCGGCCTTCTCCAGTTGCGCCAGGTAATCGGCCCACATCTCGTCGTGGCGAACGCACAGTTCGTAGAGGTAATCCCAGGTGAACAGCCCGCTGTCATGGCCGTCGTCGAAGGTCAGCTTGAGCGCGTACTGCCCGGCCGGCTCCAGGCCGCTGAGGCCGACGTTCAGCTTGCCGACCTGCAGCACCGGGTTGCCGTGGCCCTGCACTTCCGCCGAGGGCGAATGCACGCGGAGGAATTCCGCGCTCAGGCTGTAGCGTTCGCCCGGGGCGTATTCCAGCTCCAGGGTCTTCGAGGCTTTGTGTAGTTTGATGGCGGTGGGCAGGCGCATGGGAGGCTCGCTGGCTACAGGCTAGGCTACAGGCGGCTCTTCGTAGGAGCGAGCTTGCTCGCGAACCGGGCAGGTACGGCGCCAGATCTGGTTCGCGAGCAAGCTCGCTCCTACGGGGGCTCTTACAGGATATACCGCGACAGATCCTCGTCCTGCGCCAGTTCGCCCAGGTGACCGTTGACGTAGGCCGCGTCGATCACGATCGGCTTGTCGCTGTGCTCGCTGGCCAGGTCGGCGGCGTCGAAGGACACCTCTTCGAGCAGGCGCTCGAGCAGGGTGTGCAGGCGACGGGCACCGATGTTCTCGGTCTTCTCGTTGACCTGGTAGGCGATCTCCGCCAGGCGCTTGATGCCGTCGGCGGCGAACTCGATACCCAGGCCCTCGGTGTTGAGCAGCGCGGTGTACTGCTCGGTCAGCGAGGCGTGCGGCTCCTTGAGGATGCGCTCGAAGTCGCTCGGGGTCAGGGCTTTGAGCTCGACACGGATCGGCAGGCGGCCCTGCAGTTCCGGCACCAGGTCGCTGGGCTTGGACAGGTGGAAGGCGCCCGAGGCGATGAACAGGATGTGGTCGGTCTTCACCATGCCCAGCTTGGTGTTCACGGTGCAGCCCTCGATCAGCGGCAGCAGGTCGCGCTGCACGCCCTCGCGGGAGACGTCGGCGCCGCCCACGTTGCCGCGCTTGGCGATCTTGTCGATCTCGTCGATGAAGACGATGCCGTTCTGCTCGACCGCTTCCAGGGCGCGGGCCTTGAGGTCTTCTTCATTGACCAGGCGCTGCGCTTCCTCGTCGCGGATCAGCTTCATGGCCTCGGCGACCTTCAGCTTGCGGCTCTTGCGCTTGCCCTTGCCCATGTTGGAGAACAGGTTCTGCAACTGGCTGGTCATCTCTTCCATGCCGGGCGGGGCCATGATTTCCACGCCCGCCGGAACGTCGGCGACCTCGATGTCGATTTCCTTGTCGTCCAGCTGGCCTTCGCGCAGGCGCTTGCGGAACAGCTGGCGGGTGTTGGAATCCTCGCGCGCCGGCTCGTCACCGAAGCCACCGGTACGCGCCGGCGGCAGCAGGGCGTCGAGGATGCGCTCTTCGGCGGCGTCTTCGGCGCGGTACTTCACCTTCTGTACTTCCTGCTCGCGCAGCATCTTGATCGCGGCATCGGCGAGGTCGCGGATGATCGACTCGACGTCGCGGCCGACATAGCCCACTTCGGTGAACTTGGTCGCTTCCACCTTGATGAACGGCGCATTGGCCAGCTTGGCCAGGCGACGGGCGATCTCGGTCTTGCCGACGCCGGTCGGGCCGATCATCAGGATGTTCTTCGGCGTCACCTCGGCGCGCAGTTCGGCCGGCAGCTGCATGCGCCGCCAGCGGTTGCGCAGGGCGATGGCCACGGCGCGCTTGGCGTCGTCCTGGCCGATGATGTGACGGTTGAGTTCGTGGACGATCTCGCGGGGAGTCATGGACATTTGACGTACTACTCCGGAACGACAGCGCTTAGATGGCGCTGTCGAGCTCCTCAAGGGTCAGGTTCTGGTTGGTGAACACGCAGATGGAGCCGGCGATGTTCAGGGCGGTCTCGGCGATCTCGCGGGCGCTCATGTCGTCGCTGCCTTTCTGCAGCAGGGCCAGGGCCGCCGCCTGGGCGAAGCCGCCGCCAGAACCCATTGCGATCAGGCCATGCTCGGGTTCGACCACGTCGCCGTTGCCGGTGATGATCAGGGAGGCGTCCTTGTTGGCCACGGCGAGCATGGCTTCCAGTCGGCTCAGGGAACGGTCGGTGCGCCAGTCCTTGGCCAGTTCGACGGCGGCGCGCACCAGGTGGCCCTGGTGTTTCTCCAGTTGCTGCTCGAAGCGCTCGAAGAGGGTGAAGGCATCGGCGGTGGCGCCGGCGAAGCCGGCCAGCACTTCACCGTGGTACAGGCGGCGGACTTTCTTCGCGTTGCCTTTCATCACGGTGTTGCCCAGGGAAACCTGGCCGTCGCCGCCCATGACGACTTTGCCGTTACGGCGGACAGATACGATGGTGGTCAAGGGTCTTACTCCACACTGCGGGGCATTGTGCCCGAATGCAGAGTCAGATGGGGACGCGGGGGGCGGGGTTCAAGTCCTGCGCCGAACGGTGAGCGCGCTTTTCGCGCACCGCCCGTCGGCGCGGAGCCTGATGCCGCTGGGGCTCAGCGGGTCTGGCGCTGCTGTAACAGCAGATTGCTGAAGCCGTTGCCGGCCAACTGCTTCTGCGCGGCCGAGGCCTTGGTGCGGTCGCCATAGGGGCCGACCATCACCCGGTACCAGGTTTCGTCGCGCACAGTGCCCGATTCCACGCGGGCGTTCTGGCCCATCATGATGATCTGTGCGCGCAGGTGGTCGGCGTCGGACTGCTTGCGGAACGAGCCGGCCTGCAGGTAGTACTGGGTGGCGGCCACCGCCGGTGGTGGCGTGGGCTTGGCGGGGGTGGCCGGGGTCTGCGCCTGCTTCTGCGCCGTCGCGACCGGGTTGGCGGCGGCGGTCGACGGCTTGACCACCGCGGGCGGCGGCGGATTCTGTCCGCTCAGGGCGGCCAGGGCGCGCTGGGTGTCGATCTTCTCGGCTTCTTCCTTGGTCGCCACCACGGTCTGCGGCGGCTGCGCGGGTTGCGGCTTGGCCGGCGGCGGCACGGCTTCGGGCGGCACGGCGACTTCCGAGCCGGGCAGCAGGGTGTAGAAGTCGTACTTGGGCTTCACCCCGGTGGGTGCGGCCGGCTGTTGCTGCATGGTGCCGGAGGGCTTGTTGGAGCCGACCAGGGCCTTGGGCGCCTCCGGCTTCTCGCGTTTGACGTCGTTGCGACCCGGCTCCAGCTTCATCAGGAACATGATGAAGCCGCCGATGGCCAGGCCGGCGACCAGCCAGACCCAGCCGGGGACCGAACTCTTCTTGGCCGGGGCCTGGTAGCGGCTGGCGCCGCGCTTGGGAGCGGGTTTCTTCTTCGCCATGAGGCTTACATGCGCTCCAGGGTTTCCAGGCCCAGCAGCTCCAGGCCCTGCTTGAGGGTGCGGCCGGTCAGCGCGGCGAGGCGCAGGCGGCTTTCCTGTTGCGCCGGGTCTTCGGCGGTGAGGATCGGGCAGTGCTCGTAGAAGCTGGAGAACAGGCCGGCCAGCTCGTACAGGTAGGCGCAGAGGATGTGCGGCACACCCTTCACGGCGACGTTGTTGAGCAGGTCGGCGAATTGCGCCAGCTGCGCGGCCAGGGCGATTTCCTGGGGCTGCTGCAGATTGATCCTGCCGCCCACCTCGTCATAGCCCTTGCCCAGCTTGCGGAAGATGCTCGCCACGCGGGTGTATGCATACAGCAGGTACGGCGCGGTGTTGCCCTCGAAGCTCAGCATCAGGTCGAAGTTGAAGCTGTAGTCGCTGGTGCGGTGCTTGGACAGGTCGGCGTACTTCACCGCACCGATACCGACGGCGTGGGCGATCTGGCGCAGGTCCTGCTCGCTGAAGTCGGGGTTCTTGCCCTTCACCAGGGTATAGGCGCGCTCTTCGGCCTCGATCAGCAGGTCGATCAGCTTCACGGTGCCGCCGTCGCGGGTCTTGAACGGCTTGCCGTCGGCGCCGTTCATGGTGCCGAAGCCCATGTGCTCCAGGTCCATGCTGGCCGGGACGAAACCGGCGCGGCGGGCCACTTCGAACACCTGCTGGAAGTGCAGGGCCTGGCGCTGGTCGACGAAGTACAGCACGCGGTCGGCGTGCAGCACCTTGTGGCGGTAGCGCATGGCGGCGAGGTCGGTAGTGGCGTAGAGGTAGCCGCCGCCGGCCTTCTGCACGATCACCGGCAGCGGCTCGCCTTCGGCGTTCTTGAACTCGTCGAGGAACACGCACAGGGCACCGTCGCTCTCGACCAGCAGGCCCTTGGCGGTGAGGTCGGCCACCACCTGCGCGAGGTCGTCGTTGTAGGCGCTCTCGCCCTTCACGTCGGCCATGCTCAGCTTCACGCCCAGCAGGTCGTAGACCTTCTGGCAGTGCGACAGGGAGATGTCGTTGAAACGGGTCCACAGGGCCATGCACTTGGGATCGTTGGCCTGCAGCTTGACCACCAGCTCACGGGCGCGGTCGGCGAACTCGGGGGACTCGTCGAAGCGCTTCTTGGCGGCGCGGTAGAAGACTTCCAGGTCGTGCAGCTCGGCCTGGGCGTCCACCGGTTGTTCTTCCAGGTAGGCCAGCAGCATGCCGAACTGGGTGCCCCAGTCGCCCACGTGGTTCTGGCGGATCACGGTGTCGCCGAGGAACTCCAGCACGCGGCTGACGGCGTCGCCGATGATGGTCGAGCGCAGGTGGCCGACGTGCATCTCCTTCGCCAGGTTCGGCGAGGACAGGTCCACCACCACGCGCTGGGCCGCACCGGCCTTGCGTACGCCGATCTGGCCGTCGGCCAGGGCCTTGTCGAGGCTGGCGGCGAGCCAGGCCTGGTCCTGGAAGA
This Pseudomonas sp. ATCC 13867 DNA region includes the following protein-coding sequences:
- the phaC gene encoding class II poly(R)-hydroxyalkanoic acid synthase, with product MREKAEPGSVPVPTEFMNVQSAIVGLRGKDMLSTLRMLALQGVRQPVHSARHLAAFGKQMGRVLIGDSPLQPNPQDTRFQDPSWRLNPLYRRTVQAYLAWQKQLLAWIDESNLDGDDRARARFLLSILSDAASPSNTLLNPLAVKELFNTGGQSLLKGAQHLLDDLMHNGGMPNQVNRSAFEIGQNLATTPGAVVFRNQVLELIQYKPLGEHLHARPLLVVPPQINKFYIFDLTAEKSFVQYALKNNLQLFMVSWRNPDARHREWGLSTYVSALDEAIEVCRSISGSRSVNLMGACSGGLTIAALQGHLQARRQLRKVASATYLVSLLDSQVETPAALFADEQTLESSKRRSYQHGVLDGRDMARIFAWMRPNDLVWNYWVNNYLLGKQPPAFDILYWNNDNTRLPAALHGDFLDFFKHNPLARPGAMEVNSTAIDLKKVAVDNFHVAGITDHITPWDAVYRSAQLLGGESRFVLSNSGHIQSILNPPGNPKACYFDNGKLSSDPRAWYYDTQRHEGSWWPLWLEWIQQRSGERRPVSFELGNTEYPAKEAAPGTYVHVR
- the argS gene encoding arginine--tRNA ligase encodes the protein MKDTIRHLIQQALVSLTEDGTLPAGLTSDIQVENTKDRTHGDFASNIAMMLAKPAGMKPRDLATQLVAALPQSPEVAKVEIAGPGFLNFFQDQAWLAASLDKALADGQIGVRKAGAAQRVVVDLSSPNLAKEMHVGHLRSTIIGDAVSRVLEFLGDTVIRQNHVGDWGTQFGMLLAYLEEQPVDAQAELHDLEVFYRAAKKRFDESPEFADRARELVVKLQANDPKCMALWTRFNDISLSHCQKVYDLLGVKLSMADVKGESAYNDDLAQVVADLTAKGLLVESDGALCVFLDEFKNAEGEPLPVIVQKAGGGYLYATTDLAAMRYRHKVLHADRVLYFVDQRQALHFQQVFEVARRAGFVPASMDLEHMGFGTMNGADGKPFKTRDGGTVKLIDLLIEAEERAYTLVKGKNPDFSEQDLRQIAHAVGIGAVKYADLSKHRTSDYSFNFDLMLSFEGNTAPYLLYAYTRVASIFRKLGKGYDEVGGRINLQQPQEIALAAQLAQFADLLNNVAVKGVPHILCAYLYELAGLFSSFYEHCPILTAEDPAQQESRLRLAALTGRTLKQGLELLGLETLERM
- the hslU gene encoding ATP-dependent protease ATPase subunit HslU encodes the protein MSMTPREIVHELNRHIIGQDDAKRAVAIALRNRWRRMQLPAELRAEVTPKNILMIGPTGVGKTEIARRLAKLANAPFIKVEATKFTEVGYVGRDVESIIRDLADAAIKMLREQEVQKVKYRAEDAAEERILDALLPPARTGGFGDEPAREDSNTRQLFRKRLREGQLDDKEIDIEVADVPAGVEIMAPPGMEEMTSQLQNLFSNMGKGKRKSRKLKVAEAMKLIRDEEAQRLVNEEDLKARALEAVEQNGIVFIDEIDKIAKRGNVGGADVSREGVQRDLLPLIEGCTVNTKLGMVKTDHILFIASGAFHLSKPSDLVPELQGRLPIRVELKALTPSDFERILKEPHASLTEQYTALLNTEGLGIEFAADGIKRLAEIAYQVNEKTENIGARRLHTLLERLLEEVSFDAADLASEHSDKPIVIDAAYVNGHLGELAQDEDLSRYIL
- a CDS encoding gamma-butyrobetaine hydroxylase-like domain-containing protein gives rise to the protein MRLPTAIKLHKASKTLELEYAPGERYSLSAEFLRVHSPSAEVQGHGNPVLQVGKLNVGLSGLEPAGQYALKLTFDDGHDSGLFTWDYLYELCVRHDEMWADYLAQLEKAGKSRDPSESVVKLML
- the phaC gene encoding class II poly(R)-hydroxyalkanoic acid synthase, whose translation is MTQKNNNDLPQQAAENTLNLSPVIGIQGKDLLTSARMVLLQAVKQPFHSAKHVAHFSLELKNVLLGRSDLKPSDDDRRFNDPAWSQNPLYRRYLQTYLAWRKELHTWIGDSDLSSQDISRGQFVINLMTEAMAPTNTLSNPAAVKRFFETGGKSLLDGLTHLAKDLVNNGGMPSQVNMDAFEVGKNLALTEGAVVFRNDVLELIQYKPITESVHERPLLVVPPQINKFYVFDLSPEKSLARFCLRNSVQTFIISWRNPTKAQREWGLTTYIEALKEAIDVVLAITGSKDLNMLGACSGGITTVTLLGHYAALGENKVHAFTQMVSVLDFEMNTQIALFADEKTLETAKRRSYQSGVLEGKDMAKVFAWMRPNDLIWNYWVNNYLLGNEPPAFDILFWNNDTTRLPAALHGELVEMFKTNPLTRAGALEVSGTPIDLKQVTCDFYCVAGLSDHITPWEACYRSARLLGGKCEFILSNSGHIQSILNPPGNPKARFMTGPELSADPKTWQEHASKHADSWWLHWQNWLAERSGKTRKAPTALGNKAHPAAEAAPGTYVHER
- the phaZ gene encoding poly(3-hydroxyalkanoate) depolymerase, coding for MKTEPVPPAGAVENDVAPQLPAATEVIAEPRRAKARRSSPEAAPSKAPAAQPFEFRTIELDGQTIRTAVRPGKAHMTPLLIFNGIGANLELVFPFVAALDPDLEVIAFDVPGVGGSSTPSTPYRFPGLAKLAARMLDYLDYGQVTAIGVSWGGALAQQFAHDYPERCKKLILAATAAGAVMVPGKPKVLWRMASPRRYIQPSYGVHIAPDIYGGAFRRDPRLALAFASKVRSSGQLGYYWQLFAGLGWTSIHWLHKIRQPTLVLAGDDDPIIPLINMRMLAWRIPNAELHVIDDGHLFLVTRAESVAPIIMKFLREERQRAVIHPRPFTPKAG
- the hslV gene encoding ATP-dependent protease subunit HslV, whose product is MTTIVSVRRNGKVVMGGDGQVSLGNTVMKGNAKKVRRLYHGEVLAGFAGATADAFTLFERFEQQLEKHQGHLVRAAVELAKDWRTDRSLSRLEAMLAVANKDASLIITGNGDVVEPEHGLIAMGSGGGFAQAAALALLQKGSDDMSAREIAETALNIAGSICVFTNQNLTLEELDSAI
- a CDS encoding SPOR domain-containing protein, which gives rise to MAKKKPAPKRGASRYQAPAKKSSVPGWVWLVAGLAIGGFIMFLMKLEPGRNDVKREKPEAPKALVGSNKPSGTMQQQPAAPTGVKPKYDFYTLLPGSEVAVPPEAVPPPAKPQPAQPPQTVVATKEEAEKIDTQRALAALSGQNPPPPAVVKPSTAAANPVATAQKQAQTPATPAKPTPPPAVAATQYYLQAGSFRKQSDADHLRAQIIMMGQNARVESGTVRDETWYRVMVGPYGDRTKASAAQKQLAGNGFSNLLLQQRQTR